In the Candidatus Baltobacteraceae bacterium genome, one interval contains:
- a CDS encoding FAD-dependent oxidoreductase, translated as MQARGLKRVPTSSPPADTAPRWRKYTPRVQSTQPQSTSTQCCIAGGGPAGVMLGYILARAGVDVMVLEKHEDFFRDFRGDTIHPSTFTVMQELGLLDDFLKVPHDEISQLRGRISGVDLKIVDLRYVPGPCKFIGMMPQWDFLNFLAERGRRLSTFRLEMKTEVIDLLFDGETVAGVRARTPSGTLEIRASLVVAADGRDSILRERAHMQPIDHGVPIDVLWFRLPHEKDDPPPSFGNIAPGGILVTIPRGDYFQCAFVIKKGGFEEIKQRGIQYLRDRIAELAPYVAARVDDLKSFDDVKLLTVSINRLPVWARPGLLFIGDAAHAMSPIGGVGINLAIQDAVAGANILAGPLKNHMLRMSDLNAVQRRREFPTKVIQGAQLLVQNRAMTQILNTKQNFKPPMILRVLDKVALLRRIPAYLVGIGPRPEHVRCLNSRSS; from the coding sequence ATGCAGGCGCGGGGATTGAAGCGCGTTCCGACGTCTTCGCCTCCGGCCGATACCGCGCCGCGATGGCGGAAGTATACGCCGCGCGTGCAATCGACGCAGCCGCAAAGCACTAGTACACAATGCTGTATCGCCGGCGGAGGCCCCGCCGGCGTGATGCTCGGGTACATTCTCGCGCGCGCCGGCGTCGATGTCATGGTGCTCGAGAAGCACGAGGATTTTTTCCGTGACTTTCGCGGCGATACCATCCACCCGTCGACGTTCACGGTCATGCAGGAGCTTGGACTGCTCGATGACTTTCTGAAGGTACCACACGATGAGATCAGCCAGCTGAGAGGACGCATCAGCGGTGTCGATCTGAAGATCGTCGATCTTCGTTACGTCCCGGGGCCGTGCAAGTTCATAGGAATGATGCCGCAATGGGATTTCCTGAATTTTCTCGCGGAGCGCGGCCGGCGACTCTCGACGTTTCGTTTGGAGATGAAGACCGAGGTAATCGATCTGCTGTTCGATGGCGAGACCGTCGCCGGCGTTCGCGCACGGACGCCTTCAGGCACGCTCGAGATTCGGGCGTCGCTCGTCGTGGCTGCCGACGGACGCGACTCGATTTTGCGCGAGCGCGCACACATGCAACCCATCGATCACGGCGTCCCGATCGATGTTCTATGGTTCAGGCTTCCTCATGAAAAGGACGACCCGCCGCCAAGTTTCGGAAACATCGCCCCGGGCGGCATCCTCGTCACGATCCCGCGCGGCGATTACTTTCAGTGCGCGTTCGTGATCAAGAAGGGTGGCTTCGAAGAGATCAAACAGCGCGGCATTCAGTACCTCCGAGATAGAATCGCGGAGCTTGCGCCCTATGTCGCCGCTCGGGTCGACGATCTGAAGAGCTTCGATGACGTCAAGCTCCTTACGGTCAGCATCAACCGCTTACCGGTCTGGGCGCGACCGGGTTTACTCTTCATCGGTGATGCCGCGCACGCGATGTCGCCGATCGGCGGCGTCGGAATCAACCTCGCGATTCAAGATGCCGTTGCCGGCGCGAACATTCTCGCCGGGCCGCTCAAGAATCATATGCTGCGCATGAGCGATCTCAATGCCGTTCAACGCCGTCGTGAGTTTCCGACGAAAGTGATTCAGGGCGCGCAGCTCCTCGTTCAAAACCGGGCGATGACCCAGATTCTGAACACGAAGCAGAACTTCAAGCCGCCGATGATCTTACGCGTCCTCGACAAGGTCGCGCTGTTACGGCGCATACCGGCGTATTTGGTCGGGATCGGTCCGCGTCCCGAGCATGTTAGGTGCTTGAACTCTCGCTCTTCTTGA